Genomic window (Vampirovibrionales bacterium):
TCGGGGCGGGCGCTGCGGACTTTGCGAAGCCGCGCTTCCATAAAGGCGTCGCGATCGGCTTCAGAGCCTTCAAAGCCGCCGCCCGGCGCGGTCCAGGGCCGGAGTTTCGTATCCCAGAGGGCGGCATAGTGCTGACAATCTCCTAGAAAAGTCCCATCCATCCCCACTTGCGGCAGCGTGCGCAAGGCGTCGTTCAGGCGACGGGTCTGCGCATGCGCCATCTCATGAAACTGTTTCGGTGAAAGGCCCGTGGCTTTAATCGCGCCTAACAGGCCGGGTAGTTCTGAAATCAACTCGGCGATAGACGGCGCGGGCAGCGTGCGCATGGCCTCCAGCGACAGAACGTCCTGCGCTACGTCGTTTTTCAAGTCGCAATGCGTCAGAATCGTTTCGATATCGCTGTAATCGCCATGATGCAGGCTATCTTGCAGGCGCGTCATTAATAAGCGCAGTTCGAGACCCTGAAGAATCCGAAAGCCGGGCGGCAGGCCCATGGCCAGCGCGTGACGCTGCAACAGCGTGTTGCAAAACCGGTGAAAATTACAGATGGCCGCCTCGTCGTCCAGGCGTTCGGCCCCGAGGTACTTCTGGATGCGCGTGCGCATCTCGGCGGCCGCATCGATGGTGAAGGTGACCGCCAGAATGCGCGTCTGAGGGTCGTCCACGCCCTGTGCGCGCAGCTCTGCCAGCAGATGCAAAAAGCGCTGGCCAATCAGCAGGGTTTTTCCCGCGCCGGCGCCGGCCAGAACCTGAAGCGCGATGTGACGATCGGCATGCGCGGCGCGGGCCTGATCGGCGTTCAGAACCGGCGCTTGCGGCGTGAGCAGGCCGGTCGGCGGCAAGCTAGTCATCGTCCGGCCCTCCTTCCGCGTTGTCGTCCTCGATTGTCGGCGCACTCGCGTCGCAAATTTCCTGAAATCCGCATCTGGCGCAGCACGCCCCCGGCGTGGCGGGCAGATGCGCGCTGGATAAAACCGGATCGCTCACCCGCTGGCGAATATCGCGCGCTACTTCATCAAGCAGCGGCCCCAGCGTTTCCAGCGGCGTGCTTACCGCGACGCTCCCATTGCCGCCCTGGACCGGCGAACGCAGCATTTGCAGGCCCGCATCGCCCCACTGCGGCGCGCCGTCTTCAGGCGAAAGCAATCGGCGCAGGGTGTCGCTTTCGCGTAAGGCCAGCGCATAGAGGGGAATTTGATAATCCCGCGCGGCGGGCGGTTTTCCCGTCGGGTTGGCATCCGCAGGCGGGGGCTGAAAAGAGGCCAGAAGCTGCTTGAGCCGGTTGTCTGCCTTGGGCTGGGGGAAAAGAGAACGGCCCCATTTGTAATCGATTAAGTCCCAACGTCCATCCAGCTTCTGGCGAAGGGCGTCAATTTGGCCGGTGATCTGGCAGCGCCCGGCTTGCGGCAGGACAAATGAGAAACGTTGCTCGACCAGCGTGCGGCGGGGCGGGGACTCAAAATAACCTTGGCGTTGCAGGTCGCAGATGGCGCCGGTCAGCTCCGTATAGGCATCTTCTCGCTGGATGGGCGTCAGGCGGGCGATGGCGCGCCGAGTGGATTCGCTCCAGAGGCTGGGTTGCGCGCGGTCCGGCGCTTCGCCATTTGCGGCGTCCGCCGACTGAAAGAGATCGCGGGCGAGCCCTTGCAGATGGTCTGCAGTATAAGGCGCGCCCTGTCGATTGAAAACCGCCATGACCTCATGCATCACCGTTCCCAATGCCGCCTGCGGCGTGGACGCGCCTCCCAGCGACATCAGCCGCCCATAGAAAAACTGTCGGGGACAGGTCTGATAATTCTTGACCCCGCTCGCGCTCAGCGTGAGCGTTTCCTCCGGCGCAAACAGCAGGGCGTCTGGCTGGCGACTCAGATGCGCCCATGGCGAACGGCCCGTATAATGGCGCGTCGGGCCGGAGGGCTCGGGCGCAGGGAGCGGGTCAATGGCTGCGGCAGGAAACCATCCGTCTCCACTTCCTGCTTGCAGCTTTTCAAGCGGGCTCTCGCTTAGCAGAGCGTAAGTCGTCGTCAAAGACGTCCAGAACTCAGATGGCGACGTAGACTCGCTTACGCCTTGCCGGTTCTGCGTCGCTAGATGGGTGGAGACGTACGCTTGCCGTCGCGCGCGCGTCAAGGCCAGCGCCAGCCACCGGGCCTCTTCGCTTAGGGCGCGCACGCGCCGTTGCGCGGGCGGATCGAACGCCGCCGGCGGCATCTCGCCAGCGCACACGACGCGCCAGCCTTCGGCGAAACGCTCACGGCCGGACTCCCCCAACACGGGCCACGTCTGCGCGCTTTGCGGAAACGCGCCTTGTGTGAGAAACGGCGTGAAGACGACCGTCGCTTCACGGCCCTGGGCCTGCAAAGGGGTCAGCAGCCATACGGCATCGCGAGGGGTTGCCGGTCTCCCCTCATCGACAGGCCAGAGGTCCGCAAACCACACGTCGACATCCCGCAGCGGATCGCGATCGGCGCAAGCGGCCTCGCCCTGGGCGTCGCGCCGCCATGTTTGCAATGCGCTGAAAAACCCGCCCCAGGCGGCGGCGTTGGCGCGATGCGGCGATACCGGCGCGTGGGATCCCGCGCAAGCGAGCGTCCAGCATAAGGCGAGCAGATCGCGCGGGCTGTTTTCATAGCGTTGTCCGGCATCCAGCAGGCGTTGAAACGGCGGCGGCAAGGCGCCATCCGCCTGTTTCGCGCGGATGGCGTCCCAACTCGCTTGCGGCGAGCGTTCCTGCGCCAGCGCCTCCCATTCGCCCAGACATTGCGCGATGTCCGACTCGAGCGCGCCGTCGTCATTCACTGTGGCGTTATGCCAGGCGCGCGCATGCGCCAGCAGATCGCCCATGTGCGCGCGGCGCAGCGCGGCTTGATCGGCCGTCGCTTCTTCATCGAGCGCTTGCCAGCGCGCGCAGCTTTCCAGCGTCTTGAGGCCCCAGTACAGCGCCCGCTGCGCCGTCACGCCGCCGGCTTCCTCTTGCGAAGGCTTCGATTCTGTCGCATCTGCCGTCTCTGGCGCTGAGGCATGGGGCGACTGAAACGGGATGCCGCTTTCCGCCAGCGCCGCCGTCAGCGTGATGAAGAGGGGATCGTCTCGATGCGCGCTGCGTAAGACGATCATCATCTGTGACCAGGGCGTCGCTGTCTGGCGGCGTTCACGTCTGAGCGCCTGTGCGATCGCCTGCGCCTCGCTGTCTGCGTCTGCAAAGCATCCAAAACGCGCCGCGTCGCGCAAGGCTTGCGGGTCAAACGAGACGCCTTGCGCCAGAATCCCGCTTTGGACGGCGCCCCCCTGCGTCAGCCATGCGTCAGCCCAGTGAATTAGCGCAGCGTTGTCGCGCCAGCACGTCATTTCGTGAGGCGCGGGCGCCAAGGTGATGGCCAGATCGGACTGGCTCCAGAAACGACGCGGATCCTCAAACAATTGTGGTTGCGCCCCTTGCGTCTCGCGCAGACACAGCCCGTCGACGCCTGCCAGCGCAAGGCGCGTCTCCTCGGGTAACGCCTGTAACAGGCCAACATGAAGCGGTCCCAGCTCTTGCGCTTCGTCAATCAGCAACAGGCGGGTGTCCTGGGCGAGAAAATTCCGGGCGTCGTCGTTTTCTTTCAGCAGGCGCTCGCACGCCATCAGGCTTTCATGGAAGGTCAGGCGCCCGCGCCGCGCACGGCTTGCGACGTCGCGCGCCAACAGGGTTGCAATCGCTTTAAAGGGAGAGGCCGTCTCGGCGGCGTCAGGCGTTTCACATAAGGCATGAAACCACCCCTCGCGCGCTTCTAATGGCAGGGGAAGCGCGTCGAGCGCAATCGCCAATCGAGACATATCCGTTGCAAGCGAGGGCTGGCGTAACGGCGCGCGCCACCGCGAAAGTGGCGTCAATTCACGTTCAGCCATCGCGCAGGACAGACTGTAGAATCGCCAGCGCGCTTCAACCGGCGACACGATGCCCGTAAAGGCCCCCTGTTCGCCGCACGCCGCATGAAAACGCCGCAACAGCGATTGGCAAAACCGCGCCATCGTCCAGATGCGAATCTGCCGCCAGTTGTCGTTGCTTCGCCCCTGCGCTGCGCGCGCCAGTAAGGTTTCAAGCGTCGCCTGTTGCGCGGGCGCCAGCGCCAGCAGACACACGCTTTGCGGCGTCAGGCCGTCTTCATCGATGGCGCGTAACGCTTCGCGCGTCAAAAGCGCCGACTTGCCGCTGCCCGGCGGGCCGCTGACTTTAAGCAGCGCGCGGGTCATCGGCGATCGTCACGGTCTTCGGCGGGCGCTGTAAAATCGGCGCGAATCTCGCTATGGCGAATCTGCCCGCCCCAATAGCCCGCATACCCCGCCAGCAGGAGGGATAATCCGGCAAGACCCGTTACGGCGGCCTGTAAGGCGCGCTGCAAGCGCCCCGCGCGCTGAAGTTGCCAGAGCGACATGGCTGCCAGCGCGCCGCCTGCCAGCGACGCCAGCAGCGAAAACAATCCCCAGCGTTCATGAACTTCAATCAGGTCGCGCGATGCCTCAGGCAGCGACTCGACGATCGCTTCGGCCCCGTTGCCGCTGAAATAGACTAGCAGCGACACGGCGCCAATGACTACAAACCATCCTAAGGCTACGCGACATAGCGCGTTTTGACTGGTTTTCAGGCCGATGAGCCAGACGCTCAGCGCCACCAGCATCCCGATGACCGGAAAATGATTCAGCAACAGATGCGCGTGCGCGGCGTTCATCGGTGAGCCTCCCGTTTCTGATGCCACTTCTGGATGATGCATGCTTGAGATAAATGGATTTTCAGCGTCTGGCGTCTATTGTCGCATTTTTAGCCCTGTACGCAAAGCGACCTGTTTTGACGGCGCGCGCGCCTTTCGCGGATAATAGCGCCATGACGGCCCTTTCTCCGACGCCTGCGCTGCGCGATCTGATCGCGCCAGCTGCGCCATGGCTGGAGACGGTTCGCGAGCGGATGCGCGCCATTGTCCCGCCAGAGGGCGAGTTGCTGATGGTCGCGCTCGATCAGTCGCTGGGCGCCGACGGCAAGCTGTTGCGGCCCCTGCTGACGTTGCTGTGCGCGCTGGCGACGCTGCCGCCGGGCTCCTCTCCAAACGAGGGGCATCTGGAAACCGCCGCCGCCGCCGAGTTGATTCATATCGCGACGCTCTTGCACGATGATGTGCTGGACGATGCGGATCTGCGGCGCGGCCGTCCGACGGTTCGGGCCTCTTTCGGCAATCGCGTGGCGATTCTGGCGGGCGATTACCTCCTGGCCCAGGCCAGTCGCAAGTTGGCCGCTGTGGGTGATATTCGCGTCGTTTCGTTGTTTTCAGACGTTCTGGCGGCGCTGTGCGATGGCGAAGTCGAGCAGATCCGCGCCAGTTATTCTGTCAGCGCCAGCGATTGGGACAGTTACCGGCGCAAAACCATCGGAAAAACCGCCAGTCTGTTTGCGGCCTGCTGCGAGGCCCCGGCGCATCTCAATGGGCTTTGCGCCGACAACGCCGCTTCGCTGCGCGCGTTTGGCGAGCAGGTGGGAATCGCCTTCCAGATCATGGATGATCTGCTCGACTTTACGGCCAGCGAATCCGAACTGGGCAAGCCGGTGATGGACGATCTGCGCAACGGCTTGCTGAATGCGCCCGCGTTGCTGGCTTTAGAATCGTCGTATGGCGGCGATATGCGCTCAGCGGTGCAAGCGCTGTTTAAGGCCCAAGGCCAGGATTTCGATGCTGCGCAATCGCCACAAGCGATTCAGACAGCTCTTGCCGACATTCAGCGCGTGATGAGCGCTGCCGGCGTCTTTGACAAGACGCGAGCGCTGGCGCAATCGCGCGTCGATCAGGCCATCGATGCGCTGGGGTTTCTGCCCCCGTCGGACGCCAAAGACGCCTTAATCGCCTTGGCGCGCTTTACGCTGGCCAGACGGTCGTAGGGCGTTACTTGCGCTAGGTTGCGTTTTTTACGTCGGGCGGCGCGTCGGGCGTCTCAGGCGCGTTTTCTGAGGCGGAAGCGTCTTCCACCACCCGCAGGCGGCGCTCAAACTTGCGATAGAATCCGCAGTTACGCACCCGGACATCCCCGTGCAGGTCCACCACGCCCAAGGCCAGCGCTTCTAGCAGGGGGCATGACACCCCTTTCCGGTAATACTCGCATGTGAAGCACTGATCGTCTTCTTCAATGTGAACGCATTCGTCAAAATACATCGCCGGGTTCTGAACAGACCTTTCTGGCGGGGCCTTTCAAGCGCGCGGAGGCGGGCGCTTGGGACACGGAGCGGACTGGCTGAAACTTGCGCAACACGCTAAAAGTTCAAAAAGTATACTCACTATTATCCCTTCTTTTATTATAGCGAGCGCTCTTTCAAAATGAAACCCTGCCGCGGGCGATTGCCAGAATGACGCCCGGGCGCCATTCTGAAATTCACGGCGTGAGAGACGGTCGGTTGTGACGAGATGTTTACATGATGCAACAATTCTCAAAAATTCGCTCCCGTTGGGTTTGGGCCGCCATGGCCACGGCGCTGGTCGCGCTGGCGGTGGCGTGGGGGCTTCTGCATCCGCCGGCGCCGCTGCCTCAAAAAGCGTCACGTCCTCCATTGACGGCCGGTTGCGCGCGGCAGTGGATCATGGCGCATCCGCATTCGGCGTATCGCTTGCGGCGGACGATTCAACTGGCGGGCGTGGAGGCGGTCGCGGCGGACCATCGCCAGCGCCGCCAAGGCTTTGTGGTGATGTCCGGCGTGAACCGCGCCTGGGCCGACCGTCTGTTCGAGCAGGCGCTCACGGCGCAAGAGCTTGAAACCGTCGCCAATGGCCTGCTGGCGCTTAAAAATCCAGCGAAACCCGAGCGTCTGACGCTGGAGCGCCTGTCGGTTCTGGACGTTGCGCCTGATGCTGGGCTTGGCGGGGCTGCGAGACAGGCGTCGAGACAATTAAGCGCGCGCTTTTATACCAGTCGCCACCGCCAGCCGCGCACCCTGCAACTGGCGGCCGTTCGCCTTGCCCCGTCTGCGGACGGGTCTGAGAATCTGGCGTTCACGTATAGCGTCGTTCCGTCGTTTGAACCGGCGCTGTTGACGCGCTTTCTGCAAGAAGCAGATGTGGGAGCCCTTTCCTGTAGCGAGCCCTAGCATCCGCGCCTGACGAAGCCCATAAAAGCCCGTCAAAGCCAATTCTGGGCAGGAAACGTAAAGAGAACGTAACGAAGTCGCATCAATCCTCTTAAGATTGTTTTTATGCAAATGAAGGCAATCTTCCGCCTCGGTAGGCGGATGGGGGGATTGCCGCAGGGGTATTCAGGGGGTGCAGGAATTATGACGAAGATTGTTCAAGGGACGACGCCCTACGCGTCGCCGACGCCACGGCAGGCAGATGCAACCAACTACGAACAGCAATTGCTCGCGCAACTGTCTCGCAAGCCGGGCTTTGGGTTCGCCCAGCCTGGACTCGCAACCGCCGCGCCGACCACGACGGCCTCCTACGCGCAACTGTTTGGCGCCAGCCAACATGCGTCGCCGCCTCGAACGACCCGGCGTGATGAGAATCCTCGTTCGTCTGCCGATGGGAACAAGACCGCCAGCCGGGGGAATCCTTTTGCAGAAATCTTAAACGCGCAGTTTGCCTAAACGCGGGCGCGCTAATGCCGGAACTCGCGCAGGCCGGTGGCCACCATGGCAATCTGGCTCTGATTGGCCAGCGCGATGACGTCCTTGTCCTTAATGGAGCCGCCGGGCTGAATAATGGCCGCCACGCGGGCTTGCGCCGCCGCCGCGACATTGTCTTCTGCGGGTAGAAAACCATCGGAAGCCATCACGGCGTCTTTGGCCTCGTCACAAGCCTGGCGCAGCGCGATTTCCAGCGCGCCAATGCGGCTGGTCTGACCAATGCCCAGCCCCACTGTCCGCCCGTCTTTGGCCAGAACAATGGCGTTAGACTTAACGTGTTTGACGACCCGCCAGGCGAAGAGCAGGTCGGCCATTTGCTCGTCGGTCGGCTGGCGCTGGCTGATCGCCTGTAAGGAGCCTTCGCGCAGACGATCGGCGATATCGCTTGCGACCGCGCCATCGGCGACCTGAGCCAGAAAGGCATGCGCGCCGAAGGGCTTGAGATCCATGGGCGCGGGCGCGTCTGCCGGCGGCAGTGCCCGCTGAATCAGGCGCAGATTCTTCTTGCTTTCGAGAATCTCCAGCGCTTGCGGCTCAAAGGCCGGGGCGATGACGACTTCCAGAAACACGTCTTTCATCTGGCGGGCGGTTTCTGCGCACACAGGGGCATTAAAGGCCACCACGCCGCCAAAGGCGCTCAGCGGATCCACCGAAAACGCGCGTTGATAAGCGTCTGCCGCATTGCGGCCCAGCGCAACGCCGCACGGGTTATTATGCTTGATAATCGCGCAGACGGCCGATTGTCTGAATTCACAGGCCAATGCCCAGGCGGCCTGCATATCCAGCAGGTTGTTGAACGACAGCTCTTTGCCGTGTAACTGGGTAAAATCGGCCTGAGTATGGCCCAGGCCGTAGAGAGCGGCGCGCTGGTGCGGATTCTCGCCATAGCGCAGATCGCGGATTTTGCGCAGATCCAGCGTCACGCGCGCCGGTAAGGCGGATTCGCCGGCGGCGTTACCGCTTGGTGTCGCGTGGGCGTCTGAAGTCTGACGCTCAAACTCCTGAGAAATCGCCGACTCATAGGCCTGGGAGCGTTGGAAGGCCTGCAAGGCCAGCTTCTGGCGAAATGGCAGGCTGCTGTGCCCGCCGCCCAGCTTAAGCTCTTGCAGAAAGCCGTCGTATTGCGCCGGATCGCACAGGACGTTGACGGCGGGATAGTTCTTGGCCGCAGCGCGAATCAGGGACGAGCCGCCGATATCGATGTAATCGAGCAGATAGAGCGGATCTTGCGTTGCCTGCGGCGTCAGGCGAGCGCTCTCAAAGGGATAGAGATTGACGACGACGACATCAATCGTAAATCGCGTCTCGTGGCCCGCTTTGCCCCGTTTGGCGAGGATGGGGGCGAAAATATCGGGATGCAGGCTTTTTACGCGGCCTTCGAGCAAATCGCCGAAGCCCGTGATGGTTTCGCTATCGATGCAGCTCACGCCGCGTTCCTGTAAAAAGGCGCGCGTGCCGCCGGTTGAAATCAGGCCGTAGCCGTAAACCTCGCTGAGGGCCCGTGCCAAGGGTTCTAGCCCCTGTTTGTCGTAAACGCTGATAAAGGCGTACGGGCGATTCTCCGGGACAAACGACATGGCGCGCGCTCCTTGGCTGGGGGACGCTCCTATTGTAGCCAAAACAGCCCAAACAGCCCAAACAGCCACAACAACGAAAACCCCCGTTGAAAAGGACGCGCCCCGGTTGAGAAGCCGTTTAGAAAACTCACGGGCCGGGCATAACATCCATGAGGCGATCAACCGGGTGAGTGGTTTACCCGCAGAGAGACGCCCAGAGAGATGGTATGGGGCTTGAATCCCATGACGAGTTCACGACTTTCGTGGTTGGCGGCGCTGATAATCGCGCTGGTGTGCCAAATGATGTGGGCGAAAAGCATCTTGCTGCCGC
Coding sequences:
- a CDS encoding ATP-dependent helicase — protein: MTRALLKVSGPPGSGKSALLTREALRAIDEDGLTPQSVCLLALAPAQQATLETLLARAAQGRSNDNWRQIRIWTMARFCQSLLRRFHAACGEQGAFTGIVSPVEARWRFYSLSCAMAERELTPLSRWRAPLRQPSLATDMSRLAIALDALPLPLEAREGWFHALCETPDAAETASPFKAIATLLARDVASRARRGRLTFHESLMACERLLKENDDARNFLAQDTRLLLIDEAQELGPLHVGLLQALPEETRLALAGVDGLCLRETQGAQPQLFEDPRRFWSQSDLAITLAPAPHEMTCWRDNAALIHWADAWLTQGGAVQSGILAQGVSFDPQALRDAARFGCFADADSEAQAIAQALRRERRQTATPWSQMMIVLRSAHRDDPLFITLTAALAESGIPFQSPHASAPETADATESKPSQEEAGGVTAQRALYWGLKTLESCARWQALDEEATADQAALRRAHMGDLLAHARAWHNATVNDDGALESDIAQCLGEWEALAQERSPQASWDAIRAKQADGALPPPFQRLLDAGQRYENSPRDLLALCWTLACAGSHAPVSPHRANAAAWGGFFSALQTWRRDAQGEAACADRDPLRDVDVWFADLWPVDEGRPATPRDAVWLLTPLQAQGREATVVFTPFLTQGAFPQSAQTWPVLGESGRERFAEGWRVVCAGEMPPAAFDPPAQRRVRALSEEARWLALALTRARRQAYVSTHLATQNRQGVSESTSPSEFWTSLTTTYALLSESPLEKLQAGSGDGWFPAAAIDPLPAPEPSGPTRHYTGRSPWAHLSRQPDALLFAPEETLTLSASGVKNYQTCPRQFFYGRLMSLGGASTPQAALGTVMHEVMAVFNRQGAPYTADHLQGLARDLFQSADAANGEAPDRAQPSLWSESTRRAIARLTPIQREDAYTELTGAICDLQRQGYFESPPRRTLVEQRFSFVLPQAGRCQITGQIDALRQKLDGRWDLIDYKWGRSLFPQPKADNRLKQLLASFQPPPADANPTGKPPAARDYQIPLYALALRESDTLRRLLSPEDGAPQWGDAGLQMLRSPVQGGNGSVAVSTPLETLGPLLDEVARDIRQRVSDPVLSSAHLPATPGACCARCGFQEICDASAPTIEDDNAEGGPDDD
- a CDS encoding polyprenyl synthetase family protein; amino-acid sequence: MDFQRLASIVAFLALYAKRPVLTARAPFADNSAMTALSPTPALRDLIAPAAPWLETVRERMRAIVPPEGELLMVALDQSLGADGKLLRPLLTLLCALATLPPGSSPNEGHLETAAAAELIHIATLLHDDVLDDADLRRGRPTVRASFGNRVAILAGDYLLAQASRKLAAVGDIRVVSLFSDVLAALCDGEVEQIRASYSVSASDWDSYRRKTIGKTASLFAACCEAPAHLNGLCADNAASLRAFGEQVGIAFQIMDDLLDFTASESELGKPVMDDLRNGLLNAPALLALESSYGGDMRSAVQALFKAQGQDFDAAQSPQAIQTALADIQRVMSAAGVFDKTRALAQSRVDQAIDALGFLPPSDAKDALIALARFTLARRS
- the purH gene encoding bifunctional phosphoribosylaminoimidazolecarboxamide formyltransferase/IMP cyclohydrolase; amino-acid sequence: MSFVPENRPYAFISVYDKQGLEPLARALSEVYGYGLISTGGTRAFLQERGVSCIDSETITGFGDLLEGRVKSLHPDIFAPILAKRGKAGHETRFTIDVVVVNLYPFESARLTPQATQDPLYLLDYIDIGGSSLIRAAAKNYPAVNVLCDPAQYDGFLQELKLGGGHSSLPFRQKLALQAFQRSQAYESAISQEFERQTSDAHATPSGNAAGESALPARVTLDLRKIRDLRYGENPHQRAALYGLGHTQADFTQLHGKELSFNNLLDMQAAWALACEFRQSAVCAIIKHNNPCGVALGRNAADAYQRAFSVDPLSAFGGVVAFNAPVCAETARQMKDVFLEVVIAPAFEPQALEILESKKNLRLIQRALPPADAPAPMDLKPFGAHAFLAQVADGAVASDIADRLREGSLQAISQRQPTDEQMADLLFAWRVVKHVKSNAIVLAKDGRTVGLGIGQTSRIGALEIALRQACDEAKDAVMASDGFLPAEDNVAAAAQARVAAIIQPGGSIKDKDVIALANQSQIAMVATGLREFRH